The following proteins are encoded in a genomic region of Methanobrevibacter gottschalkii DSM 11977:
- a CDS encoding zinc ribbon domain-containing protein has translation MSEKICSNCGNKVDGSANFCPKCKSQSFRNINEVAKPKSGVVHKLFYKYQGGYFAVSKSKIAAITTFILFASLGFESPNLIISSVIIAFLVYIIGFAIRRINIINQNSKMFFRNNNLGLITDLMHLFAFWQDRETGKFALSKTKLISILIFFVFATSGLSLPNATPILAAVFGLIFALPVFVVGYGIHRLTTSRPVKKIVKQAEPDTGKKHDDASNAKKDIHIHEFDKYRAKLNELKVRYEIKEKNARNLIAKRFTPPQLTYDKFIASVDKSTMMFNSHAEVISNILDLASQDSKKIDDELNDRFDILEALVEKIDELIDELVLSLNDDEKEGNPSNLLNDLDDLIDSVKNY, from the coding sequence ATGAGTGAGAAAATCTGTAGTAACTGTGGAAATAAAGTGGATGGCAGTGCAAACTTCTGTCCAAAGTGCAAATCACAATCATTTAGAAATATTAATGAGGTTGCAAAACCTAAAAGTGGTGTTGTTCATAAGTTATTTTATAAATATCAGGGAGGTTACTTTGCAGTATCCAAGTCAAAGATAGCTGCAATCACTACATTTATTTTATTTGCTTCATTAGGCTTTGAATCCCCAAACCTAATCATATCCTCAGTGATAATTGCATTTTTGGTTTATATTATAGGATTTGCTATAAGAAGGATCAATATTATTAACCAAAATTCAAAAATGTTTTTTAGGAATAATAATTTAGGTTTAATCACCGATCTGATGCATCTGTTTGCTTTTTGGCAGGACAGGGAAACCGGTAAATTTGCATTGTCAAAAACAAAACTAATTTCCATTTTAATATTTTTTGTTTTTGCAACATCCGGACTTTCACTGCCTAATGCTACACCTATTTTAGCAGCAGTATTTGGTTTGATATTTGCCCTGCCTGTATTTGTAGTCGGATATGGAATTCACAGACTTACAACTTCAAGACCTGTTAAAAAGATAGTCAAACAAGCTGAACCAGATACCGGAAAAAAACATGATGATGCCAGCAATGCAAAAAAAGACATTCATATACATGAATTTGACAAGTATAGGGCAAAATTAAATGAATTAAAAGTAAGGTATGAGATTAAGGAAAAAAATGCCCGTAATCTGATTGCAAAACGTTTTACTCCGCCCCAATTGACTTATGATAAGTTTATTGCATCTGTTGACAAGTCCACTATGATGTTTAACAGTCATGCTGAGGTAATTTCAAATATTCTTGATTTGGCTTCCCAGGACAGCAAGAAGATTGATGATGAACTCAATGACCGATTCGATATTCTGGAAGCTCTTGTTGAGAAAATTGATGAGTTGATTGATGAGCTAGTATTAAGCTTAAACGATGATGAAAAAGAGGGAAATCCCTCAAATCTATTAAATGACTTAGATGATTTAATTGATTCTGTAAAAAATTACTGA